The Myxococcota bacterium genome contains a region encoding:
- a CDS encoding permease: MPAQRSVIDGTLIVMVVLLAALAALAYAQGGRDLLVSGLGEGGQLLLRFGLVIAVSFFAAGLVSQLIPADWVREQLGADSGARGLVIAMGAGMVTPAGPFVSMPIAAVMLRSGAGAGPVVAFLAAWSLLAVHRLLAWEVPILGWRFALLRYATCLALPFVAGLVARALTRP; encoded by the coding sequence ATGCCGGCACAGCGGAGCGTGATCGACGGAACCCTGATCGTGATGGTGGTGCTGCTCGCCGCCCTCGCGGCGCTCGCCTACGCGCAGGGCGGGCGCGATCTCCTCGTGTCCGGGCTCGGCGAGGGCGGTCAGCTGTTGCTGCGCTTCGGCTTGGTGATCGCCGTTTCCTTCTTCGCCGCCGGCCTGGTCAGCCAGTTGATTCCCGCCGACTGGGTAAGGGAGCAGCTCGGTGCCGACTCGGGGGCGCGCGGCCTCGTCATCGCGATGGGCGCCGGCATGGTGACGCCCGCCGGCCCGTTCGTGTCGATGCCGATCGCGGCGGTCATGCTGCGCAGTGGCGCCGGGGCCGGTCCCGTCGTCGCGTTCCTGGCGGCGTGGTCGCTGCTCGCCGTCCACCGTCTGCTGGCCTGGGAGGTGCCGATCCTCGGCTGGCGCTTCGCGCTGCTTCGCTACGCCACCTGCCTGGCGCTGCCCTTCGTGGCGGGTCTGGTGGCCCGGGCGCTCACGCGTCCGTAG
- a CDS encoding mechanosensitive ion channel domain-containing protein, translated as MDISMDEATIRQTLERLIELVSTWGLQVIGAIAVLVIGRIVAGALRNGATRALERAETDPTLVPFISGIVYYLALAVVIIAVLGLFGIETTSLVAVLGAAGLAIGLALQGTLSNFSAGVMLLVFRPFKNGDFVEASGVKGSVAQIGIFTTVLNTPDNVRIIIPNSTIYNDTITNYSAYDTRRNDMVVGVSYDDDLSVARDTILRVLNADGRVLADPEPVVAVSELADSSVNFVVRPWCNADDYWDLRFDLTRAFKEQLEAAGCSIPYPQTDVHLPQPAGAKTS; from the coding sequence GTGGACATCAGCATGGACGAGGCGACGATTCGTCAGACCCTCGAGCGCCTGATCGAGCTGGTCTCGACCTGGGGACTCCAGGTCATCGGGGCCATCGCGGTTCTGGTGATCGGACGCATCGTCGCCGGGGCCCTGCGGAACGGTGCGACCCGCGCGCTCGAGCGTGCCGAAACCGACCCGACCCTGGTCCCGTTCATCTCGGGGATCGTCTACTACCTCGCCCTCGCCGTCGTCATCATCGCGGTGCTCGGCCTGTTCGGCATCGAGACGACGTCGCTCGTGGCGGTGCTCGGCGCCGCCGGTCTCGCGATCGGCCTGGCTCTCCAGGGAACGCTGTCCAACTTCTCCGCCGGCGTGATGCTGCTGGTCTTCCGTCCCTTCAAGAACGGCGACTTCGTCGAGGCGTCCGGCGTCAAGGGCAGCGTCGCCCAGATCGGCATCTTCACCACCGTGCTGAACACACCGGACAACGTGAGGATCATCATCCCCAACAGCACGATCTACAACGACACCATCACCAACTACTCGGCCTACGATACGCGCCGCAACGACATGGTGGTGGGCGTCAGCTACGACGACGATCTGAGCGTCGCGCGCGATACGATCCTGCGCGTCCTGAACGCGGACGGTCGGGTCCTGGCCGACCCGGAGCCCGTGGTCGCCGTGTCCGAACTCGCCGACTCGTCGGTGAACTTCGTCGTGCGCCCCTGGTGCAACGCGGACGACTACTGGGACCTGCGCTTCGATCTCACTCGAGCGTTCAAGGAACAGCTCGAGGCGGCGGGGTGCTCGATCCCCTACCCGCAGACCGATGTCCATCTCCCCCAACCCGCAGGAGCGAAGACCTCATGA
- a CDS encoding queuosine salvage family protein, which produces MSDFFAEIRTACARVRERARHVRVDADAFARWIDEEAVAPPTPSQDPAHRAFPDADTTLAYVITMDAINFGSGWFPHLRKRPGKSGYLSLSARLYEHFEAAGAWSAADLRTLDVARCNRIFEQEGVAEVQPLMELFARALHDLGSWLETHHAGSFRRAVEAAGGRASTLAADLAQMPFYRDVASYDDFAVPLYKRAQITASDLAAAFEGKGLGAFDDLDALTIFADNLVPHVLRCSGVLVYDEALASRIAAEEQLEVGSPEEVEIRAVALDVVESAVAELRARGVTLTAQQLDTALWNRGQRPEIKAHPRHRARSYYY; this is translated from the coding sequence GTGAGCGACTTCTTCGCCGAGATCCGGACGGCCTGCGCGCGTGTGCGGGAGCGTGCGCGCCACGTGCGCGTCGATGCCGACGCCTTCGCGCGGTGGATCGACGAGGAGGCCGTCGCGCCGCCGACGCCGAGCCAGGATCCCGCGCACCGCGCCTTCCCCGACGCGGACACGACCCTCGCCTACGTCATCACGATGGACGCGATCAACTTCGGCTCGGGCTGGTTTCCCCATCTGCGGAAGCGCCCGGGGAAGTCGGGTTACCTGAGCCTCTCGGCCCGCCTCTACGAACACTTCGAAGCCGCCGGCGCCTGGAGCGCCGCCGACCTCCGCACGCTCGACGTCGCGCGCTGCAACCGGATCTTCGAGCAGGAAGGCGTCGCCGAAGTGCAGCCCCTGATGGAGCTCTTCGCGCGTGCCCTCCACGATCTGGGGAGCTGGCTCGAGACGCACCACGCCGGATCGTTTCGTCGGGCGGTCGAGGCGGCAGGCGGGCGCGCATCGACGCTGGCTGCCGACCTGGCCCAGATGCCCTTCTACCGGGACGTCGCGAGCTACGACGACTTCGCCGTTCCGCTCTACAAGCGCGCCCAGATCACGGCCTCGGACCTCGCGGCGGCCTTCGAGGGGAAGGGGCTCGGCGCCTTCGACGACCTCGATGCGCTCACGATCTTCGCCGACAACCTCGTGCCCCATGTGCTGCGCTGCTCGGGCGTGCTCGTCTACGACGAAGCGCTGGCGTCGCGGATTGCCGCCGAGGAGCAGCTCGAGGTGGGCTCGCCGGAAGAGGTCGAGATCCGCGCGGTCGCCCTGGACGTCGTCGAGTCGGCGGTGGCAGAGCTGCGTGCGCGCGGTGTAACGCTCACGGCCCAGCAGCTCGACACCGCGCTGTGGAATCGCGGGCAGCGGCCCGAGATCAAGGCCCACCCCCGGCATCGAGCACGCTCCTACTACTATTGA
- a CDS encoding transporter substrate-binding domain-containing protein — protein sequence MRASFPRRWPPLAALSLFLAAAVGSVAEPGDPLPAGAVRVGTSGDYQPFSVAAEGEAPLRGFDIALIEAWAEDTGRPVIWVPFRWPKLMAAFEDGKFDIVASGITMRPERSVAGRFTVPVAETSPVVLARPPERFRGLPDLDRPQIRIAVNAGGHLERVARARFPRAHLVAVPDNHAVLPLLQEERVHAVVTDSVEATHWKAAVGVPVRQLGPLSADRKAWWVHPARAELVRELDAWLLAREADGTLARLRQEWLGSEAAATADPLGALLGAIDERLTLMPLVGVVKRRDGVALEVPEREVYVIDRAIADLEAAAEREEKEAPATPALHALFQAQIDAAKRVQWRAVKDAEYVPPALPDLDAALRPALVRIGERVAQLVLQLPADLPLETIRARARSELRAPYLDDELRLALADAIGDCLPKDPEELEAPAPPEILPEDAVLPPTDA from the coding sequence TTGCGAGCTTCCTTCCCGCGCCGCTGGCCGCCGCTCGCGGCCCTCTCCCTGTTCCTGGCGGCAGCCGTCGGCTCCGTCGCGGAGCCAGGCGATCCGCTACCGGCGGGCGCGGTGCGGGTCGGCACCAGCGGCGACTACCAGCCCTTCAGCGTGGCCGCCGAGGGGGAAGCTCCCCTGCGCGGGTTCGACATCGCCTTGATCGAAGCCTGGGCCGAGGACACCGGCCGCCCGGTGATCTGGGTGCCCTTCCGCTGGCCGAAGCTGATGGCCGCCTTCGAGGACGGGAAGTTCGACATCGTCGCCTCGGGGATCACGATGCGCCCGGAGCGATCGGTCGCGGGGCGCTTCACGGTGCCGGTCGCCGAGACGTCGCCCGTCGTGTTGGCGCGGCCCCCCGAGCGCTTCCGCGGCCTGCCCGATCTCGACCGCCCCCAGATCCGGATCGCCGTGAACGCGGGCGGCCATCTCGAGCGTGTCGCCCGGGCCCGCTTTCCGCGCGCCCACCTGGTCGCCGTCCCGGACAACCACGCGGTGCTGCCCCTGCTCCAGGAGGAGCGCGTGCACGCAGTGGTCACCGACAGCGTCGAGGCAACGCACTGGAAGGCCGCGGTCGGCGTGCCCGTCCGGCAACTCGGACCGCTGTCGGCGGACCGCAAGGCCTGGTGGGTGCATCCGGCCCGCGCCGAACTCGTCCGCGAACTCGACGCCTGGCTGCTCGCACGCGAGGCCGACGGCACGCTCGCGCGCCTCCGGCAGGAGTGGCTCGGCTCGGAAGCCGCCGCGACGGCCGACCCGCTGGGCGCGCTGCTTGGCGCCATCGACGAACGCTTGACGCTGATGCCCCTCGTTGGCGTGGTCAAGCGTCGCGACGGCGTCGCGCTCGAGGTGCCCGAGCGGGAGGTGTACGTCATCGACCGCGCCATCGCCGACTTGGAGGCGGCGGCCGAACGCGAGGAGAAGGAGGCGCCGGCGACGCCGGCCCTGCACGCGTTGTTCCAGGCGCAGATCGACGCGGCGAAGCGCGTGCAGTGGCGCGCGGTGAAGGACGCGGAGTACGTCCCGCCGGCACTCCCCGACCTGGACGCCGCGCTGCGCCCAGCGCTGGTGCGCATCGGTGAGCGGGTAGCCCAGCTCGTGTTGCAGCTTCCGGCCGACCTCCCGCTCGAGACGATTCGTGCGCGCGCACGCAGTGAACTGCGCGCGCCCTACCTCGACGACGAGCTGCGGCTCGCGTTGGCCGATGCCATCGGGGACTGCCTGCCGAAGGATCCGGAGGAGCTCGAGGCGCCCGCCCCGCCGGAGATCCTGCCCGAAGACGCGGTGCTCCCGCCTACGGACGCGTGA
- a CDS encoding diacylglycerol kinase family protein codes for MTPRTLVIVNPQSGQGSGAGRWRRLEAPLRERLGALDVAWTEGPGDAGRLAREAVQAGIERLVVAGGDGTLGEVASGLLAADLGGRTEIGVLPLGTGCDFARSLGVPTDPEAAIETLVTGSARRFDAGHLTYTDADGATRVTHFVNEVSFGVSALTVELARQAAALGGRLAFALGTVRALLQFRADRIALTVDGEKVFDGPTVLLVVAGGGYFGGGMPMAPESRLDDGQFDLVHVAPLPLPVLLFRLRKLFVGTHLSDPIVSSWRGREIAIESDAAVRLEADGEPLGLAPARVRILPDALAWIGPKG; via the coding sequence ATGACGCCCCGCACGCTGGTGATCGTGAACCCGCAGAGCGGGCAGGGATCCGGTGCGGGGCGCTGGCGTCGTCTGGAGGCGCCGCTGCGCGAGCGGCTCGGTGCACTCGACGTCGCCTGGACCGAAGGCCCGGGTGACGCCGGACGTCTGGCCCGCGAGGCCGTGCAGGCGGGCATCGAGCGACTCGTCGTGGCCGGCGGCGACGGCACGCTCGGTGAGGTCGCGAGCGGCTTGCTCGCTGCGGACCTCGGTGGACGCACCGAGATCGGCGTGCTCCCGCTGGGAACCGGCTGCGACTTTGCGCGCAGCCTCGGGGTGCCCACGGATCCCGAAGCGGCGATCGAGACCCTGGTCACGGGAAGTGCACGCCGGTTCGACGCCGGGCACCTCACCTACACCGATGCCGACGGAGCGACACGTGTCACCCACTTCGTCAACGAGGTGAGCTTCGGCGTGAGTGCGCTGACCGTGGAGCTCGCGCGGCAGGCCGCTGCGCTCGGGGGCCGGCTCGCATTCGCCCTCGGCACCGTGCGCGCGCTGCTCCAGTTCCGCGCCGACCGCATCGCGTTGACGGTCGACGGCGAGAAGGTCTTCGACGGTCCGACGGTGCTGCTCGTCGTCGCGGGCGGCGGCTACTTCGGCGGCGGCATGCCGATGGCTCCCGAGTCGCGCCTCGACGACGGCCAGTTCGATCTCGTGCACGTGGCGCCGTTGCCGCTGCCCGTGCTGCTCTTTCGGCTGCGCAAGCTCTTCGTCGGAACCCACCTCAGCGACCCGATCGTCTCGAGCTGGCGGGGACGCGAGATCGCGATCGAGTCCGACGCCGCGGTGCGACTCGAGGCCGACGGCGAGCCGCTCGGGCTGGCGCCGGCGCGTGTGCGGATCCTGCCCGACGCGCTGGCCTGGATCGGCCCGAAGGGGTGA
- a CDS encoding MaoC/PaaZ C-terminal domain-containing protein: protein MSRPVVIPSMSAARHYQGTELGATEWVTIDQARIDGFAAATGDTRWIHVDPERAAVESPWKSTIADGLLLLSLIPDLLPQLIVLIGWSKAINTGVDHTEFPGVVTAGSRVRLGARLARARVLPNGCRLGFDAWFDIEGSETPGCRTRVNYAYFE, encoded by the coding sequence ATGTCTCGCCCCGTCGTCATCCCGAGTATGAGCGCTGCGCGCCACTACCAGGGCACCGAGCTCGGCGCGACCGAGTGGGTCACGATCGATCAGGCCCGGATCGACGGGTTCGCGGCCGCTACCGGGGACACCCGCTGGATCCACGTCGATCCCGAGCGGGCCGCGGTCGAGTCGCCCTGGAAGAGCACCATTGCCGACGGCCTGCTGCTCCTCTCGCTGATTCCCGATCTGCTGCCCCAGCTGATCGTGCTGATCGGGTGGTCGAAGGCCATCAACACGGGTGTCGATCACACCGAGTTCCCGGGCGTCGTCACGGCCGGGTCGCGGGTGCGGCTCGGGGCGCGGTTGGCCCGGGCGCGCGTCCTTCCGAACGGCTGCCGGCTGGGCTTCGATGCCTGGTTCGACATCGAGGGAAGCGAAACGCCGGGCTGCCGAACCCGCGTGAACTACGCCTATTTCGAATAG
- a CDS encoding NAD+ synthase, translating to MRIALAQVNPTVGDLDGNRRLVEEAAERAASERADLLVLPEMVLTGYPPMDLLERDGFVRDQLQELAKLETVSQKVAIVLGAVLPSERGAWHNAAVFLAGGKRMATRAKTHLPTYDVFDERRYFAPARRRTPVPFGDGETALGLTVCEDVWVEPLGYSIDPAGELAKAGAHLIINPSCSPWHVGKAGERRAMIARLAERHATPVVFVNQVGGNDELVFDGGSFIADGQGRIHGALPLFEPAFSVVDLPAPGLGKRPEEIEGMDRVEQLEAGLVLGIRDYFGKQGLPPGAVIGLSGGIDSAVTAHLAARALGPDRVLGIAMPSPFSSDHSIEDAVALGQNLGIKTQVVDIEKVFRAYLELFGELFGSRDDYGLAQQNIQSRIRGALLMAISNAEGRLVLATGNKSELSVGYCTLYGDTVGGLAVLGDVYKRDVYALARLANAHGERIPRRTIDKPPSAELAPDQLDTDDLPDYDVLDAILMQAIEGRLGASAIEPPPGASEQLVEQVVTRLDRNEYKRRQTPLVIRTSTKAFGTGRRLPIVHRYA from the coding sequence ATGAGGATCGCCCTCGCACAGGTCAACCCCACCGTCGGCGACCTCGACGGCAACCGGCGGCTCGTCGAGGAAGCGGCCGAGCGCGCTGCGTCCGAGCGCGCCGATCTGCTCGTGCTGCCCGAGATGGTGCTCACCGGCTACCCGCCGATGGACCTGCTGGAGCGCGACGGCTTCGTGCGCGACCAGCTCCAGGAGCTGGCGAAGCTCGAGACCGTGTCGCAGAAGGTGGCGATCGTGCTCGGGGCGGTGCTGCCGTCCGAGCGCGGGGCGTGGCACAACGCGGCGGTCTTCCTGGCCGGCGGCAAGCGGATGGCCACGCGGGCCAAGACCCATCTGCCGACCTACGACGTCTTCGACGAGCGCCGCTACTTCGCGCCCGCCCGGCGACGGACCCCGGTGCCCTTCGGCGACGGCGAGACGGCGCTCGGCTTGACCGTCTGCGAGGACGTCTGGGTCGAACCCCTGGGCTACTCGATCGACCCGGCCGGCGAGCTCGCGAAGGCGGGCGCCCACCTCATCATCAATCCGTCCTGTTCGCCCTGGCACGTTGGCAAGGCCGGCGAGCGGCGCGCGATGATCGCGCGACTCGCCGAGCGCCACGCTACGCCGGTGGTGTTCGTGAACCAGGTCGGGGGCAACGACGAGCTCGTCTTCGACGGCGGCTCCTTCATCGCCGACGGCCAGGGGCGTATCCACGGCGCCCTGCCCCTGTTCGAGCCGGCCTTCAGCGTCGTCGACCTCCCCGCTCCCGGGCTCGGGAAACGCCCGGAGGAGATCGAGGGGATGGACCGGGTCGAGCAGCTCGAAGCCGGCCTCGTCCTCGGCATTCGCGACTACTTCGGCAAGCAGGGGCTGCCGCCCGGCGCGGTGATCGGACTCTCGGGCGGCATCGACTCGGCGGTCACGGCGCACCTCGCGGCCCGCGCTCTCGGCCCGGACCGCGTACTCGGCATCGCCATGCCGAGCCCGTTCTCCTCGGACCACAGCATCGAGGACGCGGTCGCCCTGGGCCAGAACCTCGGGATCAAGACCCAGGTGGTCGACATCGAGAAGGTGTTCCGCGCCTACCTCGAACTCTTCGGGGAACTCTTCGGCTCGAGGGACGACTACGGACTCGCGCAGCAGAACATCCAGAGCCGCATCCGCGGCGCGCTCCTGATGGCGATCTCGAACGCCGAGGGGCGCCTGGTGCTCGCCACCGGCAACAAGAGCGAGCTCTCGGTCGGCTACTGCACGCTCTACGGCGATACCGTCGGCGGCCTCGCCGTCCTGGGCGACGTCTACAAGCGCGACGTCTACGCCCTGGCGCGGCTCGCGAACGCCCACGGCGAGCGCATTCCCCGGCGCACGATCGACAAGCCGCCGTCGGCCGAACTCGCCCCCGACCAGCTCGACACCGACGACCTGCCCGACTACGACGTCCTCGATGCGATCCTGATGCAGGCCATCGAGGGCCGGCTCGGCGCGAGCGCGATCGAACCCCCGCCTGGCGCGAGCGAGCAGCTCGTGGAACAGGTGGTCACGCGACTCGATCGCAACGAGTACAAGCGCCGCCAGACGCCGCTGGTGATTCGCACCTCGACGAAGGCGTTCGGTACCGGACGCAGGCTCCCGATCGTTCACCGCTACGCGTAG
- a CDS encoding cold shock domain-containing protein yields the protein MLSIEELEEGSLVVHKNTGLRYTVVDISDEEVLLSPQSDSTMQDLMVPMELFRAEFVDGDRYSAPRSRGGRGRGRRTAQQRTVPSGPKVRGRVKKLVPDRGFGFVRGDDGKEVFFHRSGLGTNDYDSLSEGDVVEYVVQEGPRGPRAENVRAVGADGAAAS from the coding sequence ATGCTGTCGATCGAAGAGCTCGAAGAAGGATCCCTCGTGGTCCACAAGAACACGGGCCTCCGCTACACCGTCGTCGACATCAGCGACGAGGAAGTGCTGCTTTCGCCCCAGTCCGACTCGACCATGCAGGACCTGATGGTCCCGATGGAGCTATTCCGGGCCGAATTCGTCGACGGCGATCGCTACAGCGCGCCGCGCTCGCGCGGCGGCCGCGGCCGTGGGCGCCGCACCGCCCAGCAGCGCACCGTGCCCTCGGGGCCGAAGGTGCGGGGCCGCGTGAAGAAGCTCGTGCCCGACCGGGGCTTCGGCTTCGTGCGCGGTGACGACGGGAAGGAAGTCTTCTTCCACCGGTCCGGGCTCGGCACGAACGACTACGACTCCCTCTCCGAGGGCGACGTCGTGGAGTACGTCGTGCAGGAAGGGCCGCGGGGTCCGCGGGCCGAGAACGTGCGGGCGGTCGGGGCCGACGGAGCCGCCGCCTCCTAG
- a CDS encoding BON domain-containing protein — protein sequence MTPATPRRLGLLSLACVLALGTACAEKSSEEKILEANEKVERIQRDVELAQKAVEREVGELATAQEELAEAQEWLREAQERLSNAEVAVAEAADDAYLFRAIQQALLEDASLEKLAISARVRDRVVTLEGSVPKEAQRTRAEEVAAKTLGVERVENRVTVQAPAPPPSS from the coding sequence ATGACCCCCGCAACCCCCCGACGACTCGGCCTCCTCTCTCTCGCGTGCGTGCTCGCGCTGGGAACGGCGTGCGCCGAGAAGAGCTCCGAAGAGAAGATCCTCGAGGCCAACGAGAAGGTCGAGCGCATCCAGCGCGACGTCGAGTTGGCGCAGAAGGCCGTCGAACGGGAGGTCGGCGAACTCGCGACGGCCCAGGAAGAACTCGCCGAGGCCCAGGAGTGGCTGCGCGAGGCCCAGGAGCGCCTGTCCAACGCCGAGGTCGCCGTCGCCGAGGCGGCCGACGACGCCTACCTCTTCCGCGCGATCCAGCAGGCGCTGCTCGAGGACGCGAGCCTCGAGAAGCTCGCGATCAGCGCCCGGGTCCGGGATCGCGTCGTGACCCTCGAGGGAAGCGTCCCGAAGGAGGCCCAGCGCACGCGTGCCGAAGAGGTCGCGGCGAAGACGCTCGGCGTCGAGCGGGTCGAGAATCGGGTGACGGTGCAGGCGCCGGCGCCCCCGCCCTCGTCTTGA
- a CDS encoding aldo/keto reductase: MFARPRNAALLAIGVALVFGFVIVGGLLYDSSIGLDASGFWAGEFFQSLAPGATRAIGGLVWAVLTLLALGGFGFWLVKRSVAASVDPGRRSFLTGAGSGAGVALGSVVAAGAAGAARAMYGVGTGTKGWRPVLTDIFSDEGVPETHPEWKDSWKGSRVQEYRRFGRTEWNVSDIVLGTGSIRGENGEQIARLAIERGVNYFDTSPDYAGSGSEQAMGKALKSIPRDQIFIATKFCTPIGHLPAGTSPEKYIEAVEASLQRLGTDYVDLCHVHSVDTEERLMDPNVHEAFDRLKEAGKVRFLGFSTHTPNLVDTVNAGIDSSRFDVMMVAYHHGIWAPMNELFRRARAEQDMGVVAMKTLKGAKHRGLMDFQKYADSYSQAALKWALANEDVSCAVISFFELQHVDEYLAASGGKLSDADIALLREYDRQIAGTYCGPHCGACLSSCPEDLPIHDVLRHRMYFEDYGQQKEGLQRYAELPKNASACLSCSGPCLGSCPVGVDIPTRMRGAHDLLTLG, from the coding sequence ATGTTCGCCCGTCCCCGCAACGCCGCTCTCCTGGCCATCGGAGTCGCGCTCGTTTTCGGATTCGTCATCGTCGGAGGCCTCCTCTACGACTCGTCGATCGGTCTCGACGCCAGTGGCTTCTGGGCGGGCGAGTTCTTCCAGTCCCTTGCCCCCGGTGCCACGCGGGCGATTGGCGGCCTCGTCTGGGCAGTCCTCACCCTGTTGGCGTTGGGCGGCTTCGGCTTCTGGCTGGTGAAGCGCTCGGTCGCCGCCAGCGTCGATCCCGGTCGCCGCAGCTTCCTGACCGGCGCGGGCAGCGGGGCCGGCGTGGCTCTGGGCTCCGTCGTGGCAGCTGGCGCGGCTGGTGCTGCGCGTGCGATGTACGGCGTCGGGACCGGGACGAAGGGCTGGCGCCCCGTGCTGACCGACATCTTCTCGGACGAGGGGGTGCCCGAGACCCATCCCGAGTGGAAGGACTCCTGGAAAGGCAGCCGCGTCCAGGAGTACCGCCGTTTCGGTCGCACCGAGTGGAACGTCTCCGACATCGTCCTGGGCACCGGCTCGATCCGCGGCGAGAACGGCGAGCAGATCGCCCGGCTCGCGATCGAGCGCGGCGTCAACTACTTCGACACCTCCCCGGACTACGCCGGCTCGGGCAGCGAGCAGGCGATGGGGAAGGCGCTGAAGTCGATCCCGCGCGACCAGATCTTCATCGCGACGAAGTTCTGCACGCCGATCGGTCACCTGCCCGCCGGCACGTCGCCGGAGAAGTACATCGAAGCCGTCGAGGCCAGTCTGCAGCGCCTCGGTACCGACTACGTCGACCTGTGTCACGTGCACTCGGTCGACACCGAAGAGCGGCTGATGGATCCGAACGTCCACGAGGCCTTCGATCGTCTGAAGGAAGCCGGCAAGGTGCGTTTCCTCGGCTTCTCGACCCACACGCCCAACCTCGTCGACACCGTCAACGCGGGCATCGATTCGTCTCGCTTCGACGTGATGATGGTCGCGTACCACCACGGCATCTGGGCGCCGATGAACGAGCTCTTCCGCCGCGCGCGTGCCGAGCAGGACATGGGCGTGGTCGCGATGAAGACGCTGAAGGGCGCGAAGCACCGCGGTTTGATGGACTTCCAGAAGTACGCCGACAGCTACTCCCAGGCGGCGCTCAAGTGGGCGCTCGCCAACGAGGACGTCTCGTGCGCGGTGATTTCGTTCTTCGAGCTCCAGCACGTCGACGAGTATCTGGCTGCTTCCGGCGGCAAGCTCAGCGACGCCGACATTGCCCTGCTCCGTGAGTACGATCGCCAGATCGCCGGCACCTACTGCGGTCCGCACTGCGGGGCGTGCCTCAGCAGCTGTCCCGAGGATCTCCCGATCCACGACGTGCTGCGCCACCGCATGTACTTCGAGGACTACGGTCAGCAGAAGGAAGGCCTGCAGCGCTACGCGGAGCTGCCGAAGAACGCCAGCGCCTGCCTGTCGTGTAGCGGACCGTGTCTCGGGAGTTGCCCGGTGGGTGTGGACATTCCCACCCGTATGCGCGGGGCCCACGATCTCCTCACTCTCGGCTAG